GTCTCTATCTCTCGTCACTGAGTATCAGTATTGACTATCTGTACGGGCTGATTTCGAGGATTTGAACGGCGATACAGGAGAATCATCGGTCGCCCGGCTCTGCCGGTCCGGTTCGTCGGGATCGCGTATCGAGAAGAACCCCACTGGCAGTTCTGTTGGGGCCGGTTTCGGGCTGTTGTCTCCCCATTACAATCCTTCGCTCGCTCGAGTCTCCATCTACGTTGGTCGCGCTCGCCCCTGGCGGCAGTCGGTCACGAGTGTCTCATCCCCCACACCGAGTATGAACAGAGCGGATCACATCGTCGACGGCTTCAAGGCAACGCTCCTCGCGCGCGGGATCTACATGATCTCGAGTGCGTTGTTGATGTTCGTTCTGGCACGGTACCTGCTCGAACCGGGCGGGTACGGTGCGCTGTACTGGGCGATCGGGGTGTTGACCATTATCCAGTTATTTGCCGATCTGGGACTCAGCAAGTCCGTCGCGCGGTACATCTCGGAGTACCGCGAGACGGACCCTGGTCAGGTTCCGTATCTGATCAGGTCCGTGATTACGGCCAAGATCGTCCTCCTCACCGTCGTCGGGTACGTCCTGTTGCTCTTTCACGAGCAGATCGCGACCGCGCTCGGCGATCCGGGAGCGGCACCGTTTCTCGCCGCGGGCGTGATTTATCTCGTCGTCTTCTCGCTCAGCACCTTCGCGCAGGTGGCGTTTCAGGGGTTCAATCACCTCGGCTACAGCGCGCTCGTTCAGGCGGTCAGCGGGACCGGTCGGTTCCTCTTCGCCGTCGCCTTCGTGCTCGCCGGCCTCGGTGCGCTCGGCGCATTCTTCGGGTACATCGTCGGCTACGCTATCTCCGCTACCCTCGGCATCGGCATCCTCTACTACGGCTTCGTCCGGAAACACGAGAGGGCCGACGAGTACGAGGAGGGCCTCTCCCGGCGGCTCATCGAGTACAGCGTCCCGCTGACGGCCACCCGGAGCGCGAACGTTATCGACAAGCAGATCGACATCGTGCTGGTCGGAGTCTTTCTCAACCCCGCCGCCGTCGCCTTCTACACCCTCGCAAAGCAGATTTCGGACTTCGTGCTCGCCCCCGCGGAGTCGCTCGGGTTCACCATCTCGCCGAACTTCGGCGAACAAAAGGCCGCCGACCAACTCGAGGAGGCCAGACGGATCTACGAGACGTCGTTGACGAACGTCCTGTTGCTGTACATCCCGGCGGCCGTCGGGCTCGCCATCGTCGCCGGTCCGTTCCTGACGCTGGTGTTCGGAAGCGACTACGCGGCAGCCGTGCCCGTGCTACAGGTACTCGCCGGGTTCGTCGTGTTGCAGGCGATCACGAACCTGACCAGCGACAGTCTGGACTATCTCGGGCGCGCTCGAGCGCGCGCCGTCGCGAAGGGCGGAACGGCCGTCGCCAATTTCGGGCTGAACATCCTCCTGATTCCGACCATCGGCGTGGTCGGCGCTGCGATCGCGACGGTGGCGACCCACTCGGTGTACGTCGCGGTGAACCTCTACATCGTCCACACCGAACTCGAGTTGAACGTGCGTCGGATCGCCCGCACGACGGGACTCGTCTGCGGGATCACCGGCGTGATGGCGGTGGCCGTGTTGCTGGTGACGCCGCTGGTCTCGAGCCTGTTCATGCTGGTCGGCGCGATCGCCGTCGGGACGATCACCTGGGGCGTACTGGCGGTGATGAGCGGGCTGGTCGACCCGGGGCAGGTACGGTCCGTCATCGGCTGAACCGATTCGCTCCTGCCGTATTCCTATCGTTCACTCAACCGAAATCGAAGGAACTGCCAATACTTATCCGACGGCTCAGTGTCTAGTCCGTATGGTCGGTGCCGATCCCGTGACTGTCGGGGTATTGAGTCTTCATACGAGCAAGGAAACCAAGGCGATTCTCAACGCCGTCGAGGATCTCGGACACGATTCCGAGTGGCTTCGAGCGGAGAACACGTCGATCAGCGTCGCGGACGGCAGTCCCGTCCTCGAGCCCGACGTCGACGTGATCGCGAACCGAATGCTGCTCTCGAACACCGAACAGCCCGCGGAAGAGCTCGGACTCGCGAACACGTTCTCCCAGCTCGTGCCGACGCTCAACGAGCCAAGCGCAGTGTTGACGGCGATCCACAAGCTTTCGACGGCGTCCGCGCTGGCGGGGAACGACATCCGGACGCCCGACGTCACGCTCGCGCTCAGCGGCGACCGATTGCGGGCCGCACGGGATCGGTACGGTGAAGAAGCGGTGTACAAGACCGCGATCGGAACGCACGGGGGCGGGACCTGGAAAGTCGGCCCCGACGATCCGATCAACGCGAAGGTGGGCAACCGCTACGCCTTCCTGCAGGAACTCGTCGATCAGGAGGACGTCCGCCACCGCGACCTCCGCGTCTACGTCGTCGGCGGCGAGGTCGTCGCAGCGATGTACCGCTACGCGCCGGACAACGACTGGCGAACCAACGTCGCGCTCGGCGGCTCCGTCGAGGACGCGACCGACGACCTCCCCGAGGAAGCCGCCGAGATGGCCCGTCGCGCGGCCGACGTCGTCGGCCTCGACTACGCCGGCGTCGACCTCGTCGAGGGCGACGAGGGCTGGTTCGTCCTCGAAGTCAACCCGACGGCGGGGTTCAAGGGACTCTACGAGGCGACGCAGGTGAGCCCGGCACCGTACATCGCCAAACTGGCGATCGAACGCGCGGGCGGCGAGGTGGACGAGGACCGCGTCCGAGATACTTCCAACGTCCTCGACGACTCCCGACCGGCGGCCCAGCCCCCAGAGGCGATCACGAGCGATACGGAACCGGCCGTGATCGGCTACACCGAGGAGGTCGTCCTCTCCGGAACGAGCGGCTCGAAGTCGGTGCTCGCGAAGTCCGACACCGGCGCGACGCGGACGAGCATCGACACCAGCCTCGCCGCCGACATCGGTGCCGGGCCGATCAAGTCCATCACGCGCATCCGATCCGGCAGCAGCAAACAGTCGAAGAGCCGGCCGGTCGTCGACGTCGTCGTCGGCGTCGGCGGCAACCAGCACACCGTCACTGCCAGCGTCGAGGACCGGAGTCACATGGATTACCCCGTCTTGCTCGGCCGCGACATTCTGGGGAACTACCAGGTCGACGTGAGCCGCCGCATTGATAGCGACGCCAGTGATACGCCCGAAGAGGAGGAGTAATCGACCGGGCGATTCGGGGTAGCTCTCGAGACGGTGGTTCGTTACGTATCGCCATCGGTACCGGTTATTTTATTGACTCGTCTCGCGAACACCGACTCGCATGACGACGGTCCTCGCCTCCACGCTCTCCGAGACGCCAGTGATGAGATCCGATGGGGTGGAACTCGGCACGGTTCACACCATTACGATGAACGTCGAAACGGGTGAGCTCGAACGGTTGCTCGTCACGCCGACGACGGACGATCTCCGAGCGGTCGGCACGAACGACGACGGGAAAATCGTCGTCCCGGCCCGCTGTATGAGCGACCTCGACGATTACCTGGTCGTCGATCTGACGAAGCGCGACTCGGGGTGATTGGGACGGAGGCTGTGCTCCGCAACCTGGCCGCCTCCCGCATCGTTCCGTCCGACGTCCGCTTCGCTCGAGCTCGACGAGATCCGTGTATCGGTTTCGATTCAGCCGATCGGGAGCACGTCGTTCGGCGTTTTCGCACAGTCGACATCGCGTCGTATCGAGTCCGAGCCGGTATGGAGGGACACGTGGTTGCCACCGCATTTTCTGCTACCGGAAATTTAGTGTGCAAAACACGAAACAGAAGTTCTGATCGGAAGATCTATTATTCCCTGATCCTATTTTATAACCGTACGATACTGTAATGTCAGGAAGTAAATCGAATCACGACTGGTGGCCAAATCAGTTGAACCTGGAGATTCTCGACCAGAACGCTCGCGACGTCGGTCCGTTGGACGAGGACTTCGATTACGCCGAAGAGTTCCAGAAACTCGACCTCGAGGAGGTAAAGGCGGATCTCGAAGAGCTGATGACGACGTCCCACGACTGGTGGCCGGCCGACTACGGTCACTACGGGCCGCTTTTCATTCGAATGGCGTGGCACAGCGCCGGCACGTACCGCACCGCCGACGGTCGGGGCGGTGCGGCCGGCGGACGACAGCGCTTCGCGCCGATCAACAGCTGGCCCGACAACGCGAACCTCGACAAGGCGCGCCGGCTGCTCCTGCCGATCAAGCAGAAGTACGGCCGCAAGATCTCGTGGGCCGACCTGATGATTCTCGCGGGGAACGTCGCCATCGAGTCGATGGGGTTCAAGACGTTCGGCTTCGCCGGCGGCCGCGAGGACGCGTTCGAGCCCGACGAGTCAGTCTACTGGGGCCCCGAAGACGAGTGGGAAGCGAACGAGCGCTTCGACGAGCCCGGCGGAATCGAGGAGGGGCTCGGCGCGTCCGTAATGGGGCTCATCTACGTGAACCCGGAGGGGCCGGACGGAAACCCCGACCCGGAGCTGTCGGCCAAGAACATCCGCCAGACGTTCGACCGCATGGCGATGAACGACAAGGAGACGGCCGCGCTCATCGCCGGCGGACACACGTTCGGGAAAGTCCACGGCGCCGACGACCCCGAAGAGAACGTCGGCCCCGAACCGGAAGCGGCACCGATCGAGCAGCAGGGCTTCGGCTGGAAGAACGATCACGGCTCCGGCAAAGGCGGCGACACGATTACCAGCGGCATCGAGGGTCCCTGGACCCAATCGCCGACCGAGTGGGACATGGGCTACATCGACAACCTGCTCGAGTACGAGTGGGCGGCCCAGAAGGGGCCCGGCGGCGCCTGGCAGTGGATACCGCTCGACGAGGAACTGGAAGACTCCGCGCCGGACGCCCACGACCCCGACGAATCGGTCACGCCCATGATGCTCACGACGGACATCGCGCTGAAGCGCGATCCGGACTACCGTGAGATCATGGAGGAGTTCCAGGAGAACCCGATGTCGTTCGGGATGAACTTCGCGAAGGCCTGGTACAAGCTGACCCACCGCGACATGGGCCCGCCCGAGCGGTTCCTCGGACCGGAGGTTCCCGACGAGGAGATGCTGTGGCAGGATCCCCTCCCCGACGCGGACTACGACCTGATCGGGGACGAGGAGATCGCCGAGCTCAAAACGGAGATCCTCGCTTCGGACCTGTCCGTCCCCCAGCTTGTCAAGACCGCCTGGGCGTCGGCGTCGACGTACCGCGACAGCGACAAGCGCGGCGGCGCGAACGGCGCCCGCATCCGTCTCGAGCCCCAGCGGAGCTGGGAAGTAAACGAGCCCTCCGAACTCGAGACCGTGCTCGAGACCCTCGAGGGAATCCAGGAGGAATTCAACGGTTCCCGATCCGACGACGTCCAGGTCTCGCTCGCCGACCTCATCGTGCTGGGCGGTTCCGCGGCCGTCGAGCAGGCGGCAGCCGACGCCGGCTACGACGTGGACGTTCCGTTCGAACCGGGACGGACGGACGCCTCCGAGGAACAGACCGACGTCGAATCGTTCGAGGCGCTCAAACCGAAAGTCGACGGGTTCCGGAACTACATCGAGAGCGGGCTCGACCAGCCGGCCGAGGAGTTGCTGGTGGACGAGGCCGATCTCCTGGACCTGACGGCGACCGAGATGACGGTGCTGGTCGGCGGCATGCGCGCGCTGGACGCGAACTACCAGGGTTCAGACCTCGGCGTCTTCACCGACCGGCCGGGGACGCTGACCAACGACTTCTTCGTCAACCTCCTCGACATGGACACGGAGTGGGAGCCGGCCTCCGACGCCGAGAACGTGTACGAAGGACGCGATCGTGACACGGGCGAACTCGAATGGGAGGGGACACGCATCGACCTCATCTTCGGTTCGAACTCCCGCCTTCGAGCCATCGCGGAGTTCTACGGCTCCGACGACGCCGAAGAGGACTTCGTGCGTGACTTCGTGGACGCGTGGAGCAAGGTAATGCAGCTCGACCGATTCGACCTCGAGTAATCGAGTGTGCGTACCGACGCGGATCGCACAGCAGTCACTGATCGCTTTCGCCGGCCGATCCCCGCCCGATCGGAACGGTTCCCGGGCGATTACTCGCTTCTGATCACGACTTCGTCGTCCGTGATCTCCATTATCTGCGAGGACTCGACCGGATAGTCATCGTCGCCGTGGCCACCCCAGTCCATGCGCGCTTTGAGTCGGTCCGTCAGCCCCGGCTCCGGATCGACGTACGCCGTCTGGCCCTCGACTTCGGCGATCATGCCGATCTGCTGGCCCGACTCGTCGACGACGTCTTTCCCCTGATCGTGGTGCGAGAGCTCGACCCTCGACGCGTCCGCCATCTCGTCGGACGTTCCCATGCCGGACTCGGTGCTCGCCATCGACTCGTCACCCGTCGCTCCGGTTTCCATCTCGCCTATTTCCATGGTTTCGTACTCCTCCGCGTCGATGATTTCGCCCTCGATCATCTCGCTGCGGACCACCTCCGACTCGACCAGTTCGGACTCCTCGAGGACGTATCGCATTTCCAGCCGTTCGTCGAGCTCCTCTTCGACCGTCCGCCGCTCGATGAGTTCGCTCTCGACGGCGTCGCCTTCG
This portion of the Natrinema salinisoli genome encodes:
- a CDS encoding flippase — its product is MNRADHIVDGFKATLLARGIYMISSALLMFVLARYLLEPGGYGALYWAIGVLTIIQLFADLGLSKSVARYISEYRETDPGQVPYLIRSVITAKIVLLTVVGYVLLLFHEQIATALGDPGAAPFLAAGVIYLVVFSLSTFAQVAFQGFNHLGYSALVQAVSGTGRFLFAVAFVLAGLGALGAFFGYIVGYAISATLGIGILYYGFVRKHERADEYEEGLSRRLIEYSVPLTATRSANVIDKQIDIVLVGVFLNPAAVAFYTLAKQISDFVLAPAESLGFTISPNFGEQKAADQLEEARRIYETSLTNVLLLYIPAAVGLAIVAGPFLTLVFGSDYAAAVPVLQVLAGFVVLQAITNLTSDSLDYLGRARARAVAKGGTAVANFGLNILLIPTIGVVGAAIATVATHSVYVAVNLYIVHTELELNVRRIARTTGLVCGITGVMAVAVLLVTPLVSSLFMLVGAIAVGTITWGVLAVMSGLVDPGQVRSVIG
- a CDS encoding RimK family alpha-L-glutamate ligase, yielding MVGADPVTVGVLSLHTSKETKAILNAVEDLGHDSEWLRAENTSISVADGSPVLEPDVDVIANRMLLSNTEQPAEELGLANTFSQLVPTLNEPSAVLTAIHKLSTASALAGNDIRTPDVTLALSGDRLRAARDRYGEEAVYKTAIGTHGGGTWKVGPDDPINAKVGNRYAFLQELVDQEDVRHRDLRVYVVGGEVVAAMYRYAPDNDWRTNVALGGSVEDATDDLPEEAAEMARRAADVVGLDYAGVDLVEGDEGWFVLEVNPTAGFKGLYEATQVSPAPYIAKLAIERAGGEVDEDRVRDTSNVLDDSRPAAQPPEAITSDTEPAVIGYTEEVVLSGTSGSKSVLAKSDTGATRTSIDTSLAADIGAGPIKSITRIRSGSSKQSKSRPVVDVVVGVGGNQHTVTASVEDRSHMDYPVLLGRDILGNYQVDVSRRIDSDASDTPEEEE
- a CDS encoding PRC-barrel domain-containing protein, which encodes MTTVLASTLSETPVMRSDGVELGTVHTITMNVETGELERLLVTPTTDDLRAVGTNDDGKIVVPARCMSDLDDYLVVDLTKRDSG
- the katG gene encoding catalase/peroxidase HPI yields the protein MSGSKSNHDWWPNQLNLEILDQNARDVGPLDEDFDYAEEFQKLDLEEVKADLEELMTTSHDWWPADYGHYGPLFIRMAWHSAGTYRTADGRGGAAGGRQRFAPINSWPDNANLDKARRLLLPIKQKYGRKISWADLMILAGNVAIESMGFKTFGFAGGREDAFEPDESVYWGPEDEWEANERFDEPGGIEEGLGASVMGLIYVNPEGPDGNPDPELSAKNIRQTFDRMAMNDKETAALIAGGHTFGKVHGADDPEENVGPEPEAAPIEQQGFGWKNDHGSGKGGDTITSGIEGPWTQSPTEWDMGYIDNLLEYEWAAQKGPGGAWQWIPLDEELEDSAPDAHDPDESVTPMMLTTDIALKRDPDYREIMEEFQENPMSFGMNFAKAWYKLTHRDMGPPERFLGPEVPDEEMLWQDPLPDADYDLIGDEEIAELKTEILASDLSVPQLVKTAWASASTYRDSDKRGGANGARIRLEPQRSWEVNEPSELETVLETLEGIQEEFNGSRSDDVQVSLADLIVLGGSAAVEQAAADAGYDVDVPFEPGRTDASEEQTDVESFEALKPKVDGFRNYIESGLDQPAEELLVDEADLLDLTATEMTVLVGGMRALDANYQGSDLGVFTDRPGTLTNDFFVNLLDMDTEWEPASDAENVYEGRDRDTGELEWEGTRIDLIFGSNSRLRAIAEFYGSDDAEEDFVRDFVDAWSKVMQLDRFDLE